Proteins from a single region of Candidatus Margulisiibacteriota bacterium:
- a CDS encoding protein phosphatase 2C domain-containing protein codes for MTEPIKKPLTSAQRFSRLCQSVPKVHSQRALAHLSGTVVRMLERMTGTSLSVLEQNKDHLINGKKDLFDIWQTVRGQIEKAALDLLPENPSILGNSTLAKGEIRRFAAHGVFGVIDQAVRPAQEDVIGTAFTKDGSLLLVGADGIGGQPDGARAARLAVEAVLDKDYQDLSLGDQIAAARDKLNIANAGKKPEDMMGTTLAAARINPARDQVAVSHVGDSRVYIVRAEGTILLLTLPRINLLSAEKLMALAKQKHNLELIYKDLNPSEIKRRKDQLIELSFADSPFSEEQVRFIDDLISRVQNNMGHLKHDLNHLQFSLGNPGLVPVREESYDLRPGDTVLIATDGMTLSPAEIRAIFGLGLSLEATIKQLVADSAGGDNTSVLGYRRPALPLKELEERLSLAVKKELSLEIPVDIEEPAPAIPKEEEPAPAVPKPDGRSSFVDQANLAEDVDTIFFLQSRDVDPRQRGENLLYVLGYGGEEEQADVIEALSEKGILLSDLPSELIGQTILMVHSSTVGAPEQRAAASRNLEAVLDARELEKTTRVVEKPEPATLSFQEAKAQLRAIEAEIFENTTAEKLAELNDRIDAIRDRSGNDNRLEQKAGHLLNIIGIKLNRILDSDQK; via the coding sequence ATGACTGAACCGATAAAAAAACCATTAACTTCGGCGCAACGATTTAGCCGTTTATGCCAGTCGGTCCCCAAAGTTCACAGTCAAAGAGCCCTGGCCCATCTTAGTGGCACAGTCGTGCGGATGCTTGAGCGCATGACCGGGACAAGCCTATCGGTGTTGGAACAAAATAAAGACCACCTGATAAACGGCAAAAAAGATTTATTTGATATTTGGCAAACGGTTAGAGGCCAGATTGAAAAAGCCGCGCTGGACCTGCTTCCCGAGAACCCCTCGATCCTCGGTAACAGCACCCTGGCCAAAGGAGAGATCAGGCGGTTTGCCGCTCATGGCGTCTTTGGCGTGATCGATCAAGCGGTGAGACCCGCGCAAGAAGATGTCATCGGCACAGCCTTTACCAAAGACGGCAGTCTCCTGCTCGTCGGCGCCGATGGTATCGGCGGCCAGCCTGACGGCGCGCGCGCCGCGCGCCTGGCCGTGGAAGCGGTGCTGGACAAGGACTATCAAGACCTGTCCCTGGGGGACCAGATCGCCGCCGCCCGGGACAAGCTAAACATAGCCAACGCCGGAAAAAAGCCGGAAGATATGATGGGCACGACCCTGGCCGCAGCCAGGATCAACCCGGCGAGGGACCAGGTCGCCGTTTCCCATGTTGGCGACAGCCGGGTTTACATTGTCAGGGCGGAAGGCACGATTCTGCTTCTCACCCTGCCGCGGATCAACCTTTTATCGGCCGAAAAGCTAATGGCCCTGGCTAAACAAAAACACAATTTAGAACTGATCTACAAAGACCTGAACCCCAGCGAAATAAAAAGGAGAAAAGATCAGCTGATCGAGCTTAGCTTTGCCGATTCGCCTTTTAGCGAAGAGCAGGTCCGGTTTATCGACGACCTGATCTCGCGGGTGCAGAATAACATGGGACACCTCAAGCACGATCTTAATCATCTTCAATTTTCTCTGGGGAACCCAGGGCTGGTCCCCGTGCGGGAAGAGTCCTACGATCTGCGTCCGGGAGATACGGTCCTGATAGCGACCGACGGGATGACCCTCTCCCCGGCTGAGATCAGAGCTATCTTTGGTTTAGGTCTTTCGCTTGAGGCAACGATCAAACAATTGGTGGCTGACAGCGCGGGGGGAGATAACACCTCCGTGCTTGGTTATCGGCGCCCGGCCTTGCCGCTTAAAGAACTTGAAGAAAGGCTCTCATTGGCAGTTAAAAAAGAACTTTCATTGGAAATTCCGGTAGACATTGAAGAACCGGCTCCGGCAATCCCGAAAGAAGAAGAGCCGGCACCGGCAGTTCCGAAACCAGACGGCCGGAGTTCTTTTGTCGATCAAGCCAATCTGGCCGAAGATGTCGACACTATCTTTTTCCTGCAATCCCGTGACGTCGACCCTCGACAGAGAGGCGAGAACCTACTGTACGTTTTGGGCTATGGAGGAGAAGAAGAACAGGCGGATGTGATCGAAGCGCTTAGCGAAAAAGGCATTCTGCTTTCCGACCTCCCGTCGGAATTGATCGGACAAACGATCTTGATGGTCCACAGTTCGACCGTTGGGGCTCCCGAACAGCGCGCTGCCGCCAGCCGGAACCTGGAAGCCGTTTTAGACGCCAGAGAGCTAGAAAAAACTACCCGGGTAGTGGAAAAACCGGAGCCGGCAACGCTCTCTTTTCAGGAGGCCAAGGCCCAATTGAGAGCGATTGAAGCTGAAATTTTCGAAAACACGACGGCCGAAAAATTAGCCGAGCTGAACGATCGGATCGACGCGATCAGGGACCGGTCCGGCAACGATAATCGGCTTGAGCAAAAAGCCGGGCATCTGCTCAACATCATCGGCATTAAATTAAATCGAATCCTGGATTCTGATCAAAAATAA
- a CDS encoding protein kinase has protein sequence MKSANEIYRNWAPGKFYRALQANGAGGGQDLKAKTAAELAVLLTDVERRRANATPANLAKFDAVKAQIVQAQKFVVARNFYQEKQNINFTDLSESDYVNNHQRFDRLISEHINNVEAGELKTNLQKLQAGAKQQVEARQFYDEFKEHSHDDFAALTNPAAFRTRADLQIGKAKGNLRTEIERLKAKAETARAAKAFIDQYKGYSYDDFAKLSDPAAFRTKAESQIGKVEGNLKTEIERLKAKAETADAAKDFHKKYRGADFGKLDLAGYSEFITNIDEQIDKVGGSNLGTDLTALKAKAEKDRAEAAKKTVEAKRPPNGGRRRADRGSDSRIDLKDEDIDASEPDIYVGTSKKYHRQATPLGEGGIGKVYAAEELSSRDMVAIKELHFGSDAALTARLFREFEATNRIESEHIVRGLDSGKRPDGAPFIVMELLTGRDLSEIIKEKAAHKVCMLVDELVPYLLGVIDGLKAAAVEGITHRDIKPQNIYIEEKFDRRAPANKRAVILDFGLAKIIEDGSRAEAGKDKGGTKTGQLMGTLEYMAPEIPILTGPEKNKMLPDELLRRYILVDIYALGILAYKCLMNKVPFSITSPIEYGSFAGGFMSHDFPAMGDNVPPIFQKIAAKMIAFDPKDRYQDYDELELDINYAMFKLRHAKFQSRGVQSRTIFSSIEEMAAQPPVTVRHQPAPGFNLIDPIVPTSADQAIELLQGAVRTVRGTSPTDEQKTKLNQWILNILENESLAADDDITRMANILINKLKGSK, from the coding sequence ATGAAAAGCGCTAATGAGATCTATAGAAATTGGGCTCCGGGCAAGTTCTATCGCGCCCTGCAGGCCAACGGTGCCGGCGGCGGCCAGGACCTTAAGGCAAAAACCGCGGCCGAACTTGCTGTATTATTGACTGATGTTGAAAGGCGCAGAGCGAACGCCACCCCTGCCAACCTCGCCAAATTTGACGCGGTTAAAGCGCAAATTGTGCAGGCCCAAAAATTTGTCGTGGCCAGGAATTTTTACCAGGAAAAACAGAATATTAATTTTACGGACTTGTCCGAGTCCGACTATGTGAATAACCATCAGAGGTTCGACAGGCTTATCTCCGAGCATATTAATAATGTAGAAGCCGGCGAGCTGAAAACCAATCTCCAAAAACTCCAGGCCGGGGCAAAACAACAGGTGGAGGCCAGGCAATTTTATGACGAGTTTAAGGAACATTCCCACGATGACTTTGCGGCGCTCACCAATCCGGCGGCTTTCAGGACCAGGGCCGATTTGCAGATCGGCAAGGCTAAGGGCAATTTAAGGACCGAGATCGAACGGCTCAAGGCCAAAGCCGAAACCGCCAGGGCGGCCAAGGCATTCATTGACCAGTATAAAGGGTATTCCTACGATGACTTTGCCAAGCTTTCCGATCCGGCGGCTTTCAGGACCAAAGCGGAATCGCAGATCGGCAAAGTTGAGGGCAATTTAAAAACAGAGATCGAACGGCTCAAGGCCAAAGCCGAAACTGCCGATGCGGCCAAAGATTTCCACAAAAAATATCGCGGCGCTGATTTTGGCAAGCTCGACCTAGCCGGTTATTCCGAGTTCATAACCAATATTGACGAACAGATCGATAAAGTCGGCGGCAGCAACCTCGGGACCGACCTGACGGCCCTTAAAGCTAAAGCGGAAAAAGACAGAGCGGAAGCGGCCAAAAAGACGGTCGAAGCCAAGCGGCCGCCCAATGGCGGCCGGCGCCGGGCAGACCGGGGCTCCGATTCGCGGATCGACTTGAAAGACGAAGATATCGATGCTAGCGAGCCGGATATATATGTAGGCACCAGCAAAAAATACCATCGACAGGCCACCCCTTTAGGCGAGGGCGGCATCGGCAAGGTCTACGCGGCCGAAGAGCTTAGCTCTCGAGATATGGTCGCGATAAAGGAATTGCATTTCGGAAGCGACGCGGCCCTCACCGCCAGGTTGTTCAGGGAATTTGAAGCCACCAACCGGATCGAAAGCGAACATATAGTCAGAGGGCTGGATTCGGGAAAACGCCCCGACGGTGCGCCTTTTATTGTCATGGAACTCCTCACCGGCCGAGACCTGTCCGAAATAATCAAGGAGAAGGCGGCTCATAAGGTCTGCATGCTGGTCGATGAGCTGGTCCCGTATCTATTAGGCGTTATTGATGGGCTAAAAGCCGCGGCCGTCGAGGGGATTACTCATCGCGATATAAAACCCCAAAATATTTATATCGAAGAGAAATTTGACCGGCGGGCGCCTGCCAATAAAAGAGCGGTTATCCTTGATTTTGGCCTGGCCAAGATCATTGAAGACGGCAGTCGGGCCGAAGCAGGCAAAGATAAAGGTGGAACAAAAACCGGACAATTGATGGGGACCCTCGAATATATGGCTCCCGAGATTCCGATCCTCACGGGGCCAGAAAAGAACAAAATGCTGCCGGATGAGTTGTTACGTCGATATATTCTGGTGGATATCTATGCTTTAGGCATCCTTGCCTACAAATGCCTGATGAACAAGGTCCCTTTTTCGATAACTTCTCCAATTGAATATGGAAGTTTCGCCGGCGGGTTTATGAGCCATGACTTCCCGGCAATGGGCGACAATGTCCCGCCAATTTTTCAAAAAATAGCCGCAAAAATGATCGCTTTCGATCCCAAGGACCGCTACCAGGACTATGACGAACTGGAGCTCGACATTAACTATGCGATGTTTAAATTGAGACATGCAAAGTTTCAGTCTCGCGGGGTCCAGAGCCGAACCATTTTTTCTTCGATCGAAGAAATGGCTGCCCAGCCCCCCGTTACCGTCAGGCATCAGCCCGCCCCGGGTTTTAACCTGATTGATCCGATCGTGCCGACATCGGCGGACCAGGCCATAGAACTATTACAGGGGGCCGTCCGGACCGTCCGCGGCACCAGCCCAACTGACGAGCAAAAGACGAAATTAAATCAATGGATCTTAAATATATTGGAAAATGAATCTTTGGCTGCTGATGATGATATCACTCGCATGGCCAATATACTGATCAACAAATTAAAAGGGAGCAAATAA
- a CDS encoding protein phosphatase 2C domain-containing protein has product MAKIGQTNITPEIMRRFVTDKRAKLLNASNRTTLDRLAKNFLQPIADEKTDCGREVVKLATRALVKINLLEPNLPAENPNQLKWQIVTGPKNAFAEIARFTDRGVYSASDIGQRDKQDDSFAAVILPDGRIRLTGADGMGGHADGYVASRLAVLAVDGKKDIQTAVVKAHEEIDRSAGQATGERKMGTTIAVVEIDPRTGKVNGAYIGDSRVYLLRGNGGFFLLTMPHTRILDRETLTPILADTKYYFFHTLYPELKGNKEKTEEKARELRGLLAAVQPLSEREIILIDELTGRAQKNAPGLNCHHPKYILGHTLPDGDLVPGFAAQLEKDDVLLVVSDGMSLSPEEVRKEFEPGRALPETVKALIEASKNKNGEGSDNVTVLAFKQPAPVEVKAASVYEELEPESINLSDLALLKTMDKDTKTRGAILTALLANDLAKNELVGAIADSSVILDDLPLNAIIAAYNTILNARETPVRNQALINLKVTYYTRVPDQFEIVLDNIISGDQAACTEYFEGDDRKIIMAFAGDAGHPLQPKALDALDILNAFALHERKTMIYERKPLPHFELEEEESEGSGRPATLPPAPQPLPPAKAVSELQAVEDRLDEGTPLSLADLLALNDRLDRALSQAAGDERVGLKAAFLFNIVGIRLKEQLGE; this is encoded by the coding sequence ATGGCAAAGATCGGCCAAACAAATATCACCCCTGAGATCATGCGTCGTTTTGTAACGGACAAGAGAGCAAAACTTCTCAACGCATCAAACCGGACAACGCTCGATCGTCTGGCGAAAAATTTTCTTCAGCCGATCGCCGATGAAAAAACCGATTGCGGCCGGGAAGTCGTCAAGCTGGCGACCAGAGCACTTGTAAAAATAAACTTGCTCGAACCGAATCTGCCGGCCGAAAATCCCAACCAGCTCAAATGGCAGATCGTAACCGGCCCGAAAAACGCGTTTGCGGAGATCGCCCGTTTCACCGATCGCGGCGTTTACAGCGCCTCCGATATCGGCCAAAGGGATAAACAGGATGACTCTTTTGCCGCCGTCATTTTACCCGACGGCCGGATTCGCCTCACGGGCGCCGACGGCATGGGCGGCCACGCCGACGGTTACGTTGCCTCGCGCCTGGCGGTTTTAGCCGTTGACGGCAAAAAAGATATCCAAACAGCCGTAGTCAAAGCGCATGAAGAGATCGATCGGTCCGCCGGTCAAGCAACCGGGGAGCGGAAAATGGGGACAACCATCGCCGTGGTGGAGATCGATCCGCGAACCGGAAAAGTGAATGGCGCTTATATCGGCGACAGCCGGGTTTACTTGTTAAGAGGAAATGGCGGCTTCTTCCTGCTGACCATGCCCCACACCAGGATACTTGACCGGGAAACATTGACCCCCATCCTGGCTGACACTAAATATTATTTTTTCCACACCCTTTATCCCGAATTGAAAGGGAACAAAGAAAAGACAGAAGAAAAGGCGCGCGAACTAAGGGGTTTGCTGGCCGCCGTTCAGCCGCTGTCTGAAAGGGAAATAATTTTGATCGATGAATTGACCGGACGGGCGCAAAAAAACGCCCCCGGCTTGAACTGTCATCATCCTAAATATATTTTAGGCCACACTCTGCCCGACGGCGATCTGGTCCCGGGGTTTGCGGCGCAGTTAGAAAAAGACGACGTCCTTTTAGTCGTTTCCGACGGGATGAGCCTTTCTCCCGAAGAGGTAAGAAAAGAATTTGAGCCTGGCCGCGCTCTGCCCGAAACCGTCAAAGCCCTGATCGAAGCGAGTAAAAATAAGAACGGCGAAGGCTCCGACAATGTTACCGTTCTGGCTTTTAAGCAGCCCGCGCCGGTTGAAGTAAAAGCCGCCTCCGTTTACGAAGAACTGGAGCCGGAAAGCATCAACCTTTCCGATCTAGCCCTTTTGAAGACCATGGATAAGGACACGAAAACCAGAGGGGCTATCCTGACCGCCCTGCTGGCCAATGACCTGGCCAAAAATGAGCTGGTCGGGGCCATTGCCGATTCCAGCGTCATACTCGACGATCTCCCGCTCAACGCGATCATTGCCGCTTACAATACTATTCTTAATGCCAGAGAAACCCCCGTCCGCAATCAGGCCCTGATCAACTTAAAGGTCACTTATTACACCAGGGTGCCCGACCAGTTCGAGATAGTCCTTGATAATATCATCAGCGGAGATCAGGCCGCCTGCACCGAATATTTTGAAGGCGATGACCGGAAAATAATCATGGCCTTTGCGGGTGACGCCGGGCATCCCCTGCAGCCAAAAGCGCTAGACGCTCTTGATATATTGAACGCCTTCGCCCTGCATGAACGAAAAACTATGATATATGAAAGAAAGCCGCTGCCGCATTTTGAACTGGAGGAAGAGGAATCGGAGGGGTCCGGCCGGCCGGCTACGCTTCCCCCGGCGCCGCAACCGCTCCCACCAGCGAAAGCGGTTTCAGAGCTCCAAGCCGTTGAAGATCGGCTGGACGAAGGAACGCCATTAAGTCTCGCTGATCTGCTGGCCCTCAATGATCGCCTCGACCGCGCTTTAAGCCAGGCCGCCGGAGACGAGCGAGTCGGGCTTAAAGCCGCTTTTCTGTTCAACATCGTCGGCATTCGGCTAAAGGAACAATTAGGGGAATGA